One part of the Anaerolineales bacterium genome encodes these proteins:
- a CDS encoding polymer-forming cytoskeletal protein → MIRSKWFAALLLAAVAVLAVPGVAFAAPAELPAFDEIVLGRDFTLEAGRTLNGDLVVLGGSLVVEERAQVNGQVAVIGGDADISGSIDGDLVVVGGAATLNAGALLSGDLIVPTGQAEISPSAIVSGSTVYDVQFPWGDGEWSRNPGMRDFGNVPQPQTIIREVGRGVWAEFVWMLFRSVAMATVALLLVLFMERHMRRVAGVITEQPPMAAGVGLLAVLAVGAATVMLSITLIFIPVAVLLPFLLVTAWAFGWISLGLEVGRRMADAFKAVWSPALQALLGTFTLTFATGAVGWVPCLGWLLGVVVGLAGLGAVVLTRFGGQDYPGPGAVVAPAATPPALPAPRKRAAAKTAATKKSTRRS, encoded by the coding sequence ATGATTCGTTCTAAATGGTTTGCAGCCCTGCTGTTGGCTGCTGTAGCTGTGCTGGCTGTACCGGGCGTGGCCTTTGCCGCTCCGGCTGAGCTGCCGGCCTTTGATGAGATCGTGCTGGGGCGTGACTTCACGCTGGAAGCTGGCCGCACCCTGAATGGTGACCTGGTGGTGCTTGGCGGCAGCCTTGTGGTGGAAGAACGCGCCCAGGTGAACGGCCAGGTGGCCGTGATCGGTGGCGATGCTGACATCTCTGGCAGCATTGACGGCGACCTGGTCGTGGTGGGTGGCGCAGCCACCCTCAACGCCGGCGCCTTGCTGAGCGGGGACTTGATCGTGCCGACCGGCCAGGCCGAGATTTCGCCCAGCGCCATCGTGAGCGGTAGCACGGTGTATGACGTGCAATTCCCCTGGGGTGATGGCGAATGGTCTCGCAACCCGGGCATGCGCGATTTTGGCAATGTGCCCCAGCCGCAGACGATCATCCGCGAAGTTGGCCGCGGCGTCTGGGCTGAGTTCGTGTGGATGCTGTTCCGCTCGGTGGCGATGGCTACGGTAGCTTTGCTGCTGGTGCTGTTCATGGAGCGCCACATGCGCCGCGTGGCTGGTGTGATCACCGAACAGCCGCCGATGGCGGCGGGCGTTGGCCTGCTGGCCGTGCTGGCGGTGGGCGCGGCCACTGTGATGCTCAGCATCACGCTCATCTTCATCCCCGTGGCGGTGCTGCTGCCCTTCCTGCTGGTGACCGCCTGGGCCTTCGGCTGGATCAGCCTCGGCCTGGAGGTCGGCCGCCGCATGGCGGACGCCTTCAAGGCGGTATGGTCGCCGGCGCTGCAAGCCTTGCTGGGCACCTTCACGCTCACCTTCGCCACCGGCGCGGTGGGTTGGGTGCCGTGCCTGGGCTGGCTGCTGGGCGTGGTGGTGGGCCTGGCTGGCCTGGGCGCGGTGGTGCTGACTCGCTTTGGCGGGCAGGATTACCCCGGCCCGGGGGCGGTGGTTGCGCCCGCGGCCACGCCGCCGGCGCTGCCCGCACCGCGCAAGCGCGCTGCGGCAAAGACCGCCGCGACCAAGAAAAGCACGCGCCGCAGCTAG
- a CDS encoding VTT domain-containing protein has translation MAARPANLKLWRALALLLVVGVSLAIVFLPDEYTSQLQALGYPGLFLLTLISYATVFLPAPAALVVFTMGAHLPPLGVALAAGSGAALGELTGYLAGFSGQAAIENTAAYQRMVGWMQRNGMLTVFVLAAVPNPIVDLSGIAAGALRMPLPRFLLACWLGQVLKMLMIALAGAGLFRLPYFAN, from the coding sequence GTGGCGGCGCGCCCAGCCAATCTCAAGCTGTGGCGCGCCCTGGCCCTGCTGCTGGTGGTCGGCGTCAGCCTAGCCATCGTCTTTCTGCCTGACGAATACACAAGCCAATTACAGGCGCTGGGTTACCCGGGCCTGTTTTTGCTTACGCTTATCTCGTACGCCACTGTGTTCCTGCCCGCGCCCGCCGCGCTGGTCGTTTTCACCATGGGCGCACACCTGCCGCCGCTGGGCGTAGCCCTGGCGGCGGGCAGCGGCGCCGCCCTGGGCGAGCTGACCGGCTACCTGGCCGGCTTCAGCGGCCAGGCCGCCATCGAGAATACGGCGGCCTACCAGCGCATGGTCGGCTGGATGCAGCGCAACGGCATGCTGACCGTGTTCGTGCTGGCGGCGGTGCCCAACCCTATCGTAGATCTCAGCGGCATCGCCGCCGGCGCGCTGCGCATGCCGCTGCCGCGCTTCCTGCTGGCCTGCTGGCTGGGTCAGGTGCTGAAGATGCTGATGATCGCGCTGGCAGGGGCCGGTTTGTTCAGGTTGCCCTACTTCGCGAACTAA
- the udk gene encoding uridine kinase, giving the protein MPVPLVIGVAGGSGSGKTTVAQAIVQRATPGSVAYIQHDSYYKDLSSLAPAQRKTTNFDHPNSLESELMVEHIRALKEGRSVEVPSYDFTTHTRRKETNTVEPRPIVLVEGILLYVEAELREMCDVKLFVDTDADLRFIRRLQRDISERGRSTESVIQQYFATVRPMHLEFVEPSKRYADLIIPYGGFNKVALEFVLARIEARLREYKKELAN; this is encoded by the coding sequence ATGCCCGTTCCTCTTGTAATCGGCGTGGCCGGCGGCTCTGGCTCCGGCAAGACCACTGTGGCCCAGGCCATCGTACAGCGCGCCACCCCGGGCAGTGTGGCCTACATCCAGCACGACTCGTACTACAAGGACCTCAGCAGCCTGGCCCCAGCCCAGCGCAAGACCACCAACTTTGACCACCCCAACTCGCTGGAAAGCGAGCTAATGGTCGAACACATCCGCGCCCTCAAAGAGGGCCGCAGTGTGGAAGTGCCCAGCTACGACTTCACCACCCACACTCGCCGCAAGGAAACTAACACCGTGGAGCCGCGCCCCATCGTGCTGGTGGAGGGCATTCTGCTGTATGTGGAGGCGGAGCTGCGCGAGATGTGCGATGTCAAGCTGTTCGTGGATACAGACGCCGATCTGCGCTTCATCCGCCGCCTGCAACGTGACATCAGTGAACGCGGCCGTTCGACCGAAAGCGTCATCCAGCAGTACTTTGCCACGGTGCGTCCCATGCACCTGGAGTTCGTCGAACCCTCCAAGCGCTACGCCGACCTGATCATTCCCTATGGCGGCTTCAACAAAGTCGCCCTGGAATTTGTGCTGGCCCGGATTGAAGCCCGCCTGCGCGAATACAAGAAAGAATTAGCCAACTAG
- a CDS encoding M20/M25/M40 family metallo-hydrolase: protein MADFKQADQYIATNLDASLDELAKLCAVPSVAAQGIGIDEAVEVVQAMLAKRGFATEVMPTGGAPVVYAERKGRNTAKTLLFYNHYDVQPAEPLELWHTPPFEATRKDGKMYARGVSDDKGHFVSRLFALDSLLAQSDELPCNIKFVVEGEEEIGSIHMPAFVEKHADKLAADACIWEFGYVDANDKPIQYMGMRGICYVEFTVELLKTDVHSGLGGSIFPNAAWRLVWALNSLKGPDGRIRIPGHYDKVVPPTELDRQLAAALTYEGDDYRERYGVKEFLRGTEGNPNLALQEFLEPTMTISGLTAGYQGPGTKTVLPAKASAKIDFRLVPNQTPEDVMKGLRAFLDAEGFTDVQVKELGSEPPGRTDPSDPFLNMVVETAAEVYGVPMTRVPMSGGSGPNHAFLHYLKLPVVTAGLGYPGALVHAPNENIREDLYLKATQHIARVVEKFAEA, encoded by the coding sequence ATGGCCGATTTCAAGCAAGCAGATCAATACATTGCCACCAATCTAGACGCCAGTCTGGACGAGCTCGCCAAGCTATGCGCCGTGCCCAGCGTCGCCGCCCAAGGGATCGGCATTGACGAGGCGGTTGAGGTCGTCCAGGCCATGCTGGCCAAGCGCGGTTTTGCCACTGAGGTGATGCCCACTGGCGGCGCGCCGGTGGTCTACGCTGAGCGCAAGGGCCGCAATACGGCCAAGACCCTGCTCTTCTACAACCATTACGACGTCCAGCCGGCCGAGCCCCTGGAGCTGTGGCATACACCGCCCTTTGAAGCAACCCGCAAGGACGGAAAGATGTACGCGCGCGGCGTCAGCGACGATAAGGGCCACTTCGTCAGCCGCCTGTTCGCCCTCGACAGCCTGCTGGCACAGAGTGACGAGCTGCCATGTAATATCAAGTTCGTCGTCGAAGGCGAAGAGGAGATCGGCAGCATCCACATGCCCGCCTTCGTCGAGAAGCATGCCGACAAGCTGGCTGCGGATGCGTGCATTTGGGAGTTTGGCTATGTGGACGCCAACGACAAGCCCATCCAGTACATGGGCATGCGCGGCATCTGCTATGTCGAGTTCACCGTGGAACTACTCAAGACCGATGTACATTCTGGGTTGGGCGGTTCCATCTTCCCCAACGCCGCCTGGCGCCTCGTCTGGGCGCTCAACAGCCTCAAAGGCCCGGATGGCCGCATCCGTATCCCCGGCCACTACGATAAGGTCGTGCCGCCCACTGAGTTGGACCGCCAGCTGGCCGCCGCCCTCACCTATGAGGGCGATGACTACAGAGAGCGCTACGGTGTGAAAGAGTTCCTGCGCGGCACCGAGGGCAACCCAAACCTGGCCCTGCAGGAGTTCCTCGAACCCACCATGACCATCAGCGGACTGACCGCCGGCTACCAGGGCCCCGGCACCAAGACCGTTCTGCCCGCCAAGGCCAGCGCCAAGATCGACTTCCGTCTGGTGCCAAACCAGACCCCTGAAGACGTGATGAAAGGCCTGCGCGCCTTCCTTGACGCGGAAGGCTTCACCGATGTGCAAGTGAAGGAGCTGGGCAGCGAGCCTCCCGGCCGCACTGACCCCAGCGACCCGTTCCTCAACATGGTGGTGGAAACCGCCGCCGAGGTCTATGGCGTGCCGATGACGCGTGTGCCGATGAGCGGCGGCTCCGGGCCCAATCACGCCTTCCTGCACTACCTCAAGCTGCCGGTGGTCACCGCCGGCCTGGGCTACCCCGGTGCGCTGGTGCACGCGCCCAACGAGAACATCCGCGAGGATCTGTACCTCAAGGCCACCCAGCACATTGCCCGCGTGGTTGAGAAGTTCGCCGAAGCATGA
- a CDS encoding peptidylprolyl isomerase, with the protein MEIDPAKSYTATITTDKGDMVIKLFAAEVPATVNNFVFLARQGYYDGTTFHRVIGNFMVQGGDPTGSGMGGPGYKFADEFHPSLRHSKRGILSMANAGPNTNGSQFFITHGPTPHLDNRHAVFGELVEGEDVLMAIPERDPGRGGPAGQLVSITIQES; encoded by the coding sequence ATGGAGATTGACCCCGCCAAGAGCTACACCGCCACTATCACCACCGATAAGGGCGATATGGTCATCAAGCTCTTCGCCGCTGAAGTGCCAGCCACCGTAAATAACTTCGTCTTTCTGGCCCGCCAGGGCTATTACGACGGCACCACTTTCCACCGCGTCATCGGCAACTTCATGGTCCAGGGTGGCGACCCGACCGGCAGTGGTATGGGCGGCCCTGGCTACAAATTTGCCGATGAGTTCCACCCCAGCCTGCGCCACAGCAAGCGCGGCATCCTCTCCATGGCCAACGCCGGCCCGAACACCAACGGCTCGCAGTTCTTCATCACCCACGGCCCCACCCCGCACCTGGATAACCGCCACGCCGTTTTCGGCGAACTGGTTGAGGGCGAGGATGTGCTCATGGCCATCCCCGAGCGTGATCCCGGCCGCGGCGGCCCAGCCGGCCAGCTGGTCTCCATCACTATCCAGGAGAGCTAG
- a CDS encoding sigma-70 family RNA polymerase sigma factor: MAEWTDEKILAKATQGDSEAFGMLYDKYAGRIYNYIYYRTGSTQDAEDLSSRVFFRAMRHITSYTDRGVPFSAWLYRIAHNLVANWHRDSSRRQEVELEDGYRASKSEEYPESVLMETEEQNALMRLIRNLPEERQQLLILKFTQHMSNAEIGQIMDRTEGAIKSLYHRTLLSLREEIRKDTSGHFSLEDFGQLPDEE; this comes from the coding sequence GTGGCTGAGTGGACTGACGAGAAGATACTCGCCAAAGCCACCCAGGGCGATAGTGAGGCGTTTGGCATGCTGTATGACAAGTATGCAGGGCGCATCTACAACTATATCTACTATCGCACTGGCAGCACGCAGGACGCCGAAGACCTGAGCTCACGGGTCTTCTTCAGAGCCATGCGGCACATTACCAGCTATACCGATCGCGGCGTGCCGTTCTCCGCCTGGCTGTACCGCATTGCGCACAACCTGGTGGCCAACTGGCACCGCGACAGCAGCCGCCGGCAGGAAGTGGAGCTGGAGGACGGCTACCGGGCCAGCAAGAGCGAGGAGTACCCGGAAAGTGTGCTGATGGAGACGGAGGAGCAGAATGCGCTGATGCGTCTCATCCGCAATCTGCCGGAGGAGCGCCAGCAGCTGCTGATCCTCAAGTTCACTCAGCACATGTCCAACGCTGAGATCGGGCAGATCATGGATCGCACCGAAGGGGCGATCAAGAGTTTGTATCACCGCACGCTGCTTTCGCTGCGTGAGGAGATCCGCAAGGATACATCCGGCCATTTTTCGTTGGAAGATTTTGGCCAACTGCCGGATGAGGAGTAG